GGCAGCACACAGAAGCAGAGGGAGGCTGGGTAGAACTGGGCAAGGAAAAGGCCAGCGTAATGATGCACGGCGTTTCTCTGCCCAGTTCTACCCAGCCTCCCTCTGCTTCTGTGTGCTGCCTGCATCTGCGCGGCGAAGCCGCGCAGACCGTTTCAACAAGATACAGCCTTAAAGAACACACCGCAGCCGCGGCCAGCAGGTCGGCACAGGACGAGTCAAGGGCGGCGAACGAGTGCGCCCGCTTTGGCGCACTCGTGGAGCCGTTCACGAGCTTTTTGCCCTTGCAAAAAGCGACGCCCTTGACGCGGATGCGTTAAAAGAGTGGAGAGGGGGTTCGGGGGAAAGAGCGCAGCGGTTCCCCCGCCAACGCTGGTGACAAGCAACAACCCACGCATTTTCACGAGGCCGCCTTGGCCTGTTATTTGCCAGCGTGGCGCAGAGCGTGTAGATAGGGTGCCTATCGGCAACCCTGCAGGATGATTCCGTGACCGTTTACCGCTCTCTCACGCACGACATTGCGGTTGAAGCCGAGGCGTTTTTTCTCGAAGATCGCTCGATGCCCGAAGACGGCGTGTTTCTGTGGGCGTATCGCATGCGCATCGTTAACCAAGGCACGCAGAACGTTCGACTGATGGCGCGCTACTGGCGCATTATCGACGCCGCTGGACGCCTGCACGAGGTGCGCGGCACGGGCGTGATCGGCGAGCAGCCGACGATTGCGCCGGGC
This window of the Pseudomonadota bacterium genome carries:
- the apaG gene encoding Co2+/Mg2+ efflux protein ApaG; this translates as MTVYRSLTHDIAVEAEAFFLEDRSMPEDGVFLWAYRMRIVNQGTQNVRLMARYWRIIDAAGRLHEVRGTGVIGEQPTIAPGGNFSYVSSTPLPTPSGTMEGVYSMETDAGQRIEIDIPAFALESPYERHPVH